The following coding sequences are from one Vulpes vulpes isolate BD-2025 chromosome 12, VulVul3, whole genome shotgun sequence window:
- the PHLDB1 gene encoding pleckstrin homology-like domain family B member 1 isoform X27, giving the protein MDTLNRNQVGPGCKTQAMVKKGPLDLIETGKGLKVQTDKPHLVSLGSGRLSTAITLLPLEEGKTVIGSAARDISLQGPGLAPEHCYIENVRGTLTLYPCGNACSIDGLPIRQPTRLTQGCMVCLGQSTFLRFNHPAEAKWMKSMIPAGGRAPGPPYSPGSAESESLVNGNHTPQPATRGPSACASHSSLVSSIEKDLQEIMDSLVLEEPGAAGKKPAATSPLSPMANGGRYLLSPPTSPGAMSVGSSYENTSPAFSPLSSPASSGSCASHSPSGQEPAPSMPPLVPARSSSYHLALQPPQPRPSGARPSESPRLGRKGGHERPPSPGLRGLLTDSPAATVLAEARRATESPRLGGQLPVVAISLSEYPASGARSQPTSIPGSPKFQPPVPAPRNKIGTLQDRPPSPFRELPSTERVLTTSPSRQLVGRTFSDGSVARTLQPPESPRLGRRGLDSMRELPPLSPSLSRRALSPMPTRTTPDPKLTREVAESPRPRRWAAHGASPEDFSLTLGARGRRTRSPSPTLGESLAPRKGSFSGRLSPAYSLGSLTGASPRQSPRAQRKLSSGDLRVPVTRERKNSITEISDNEDDLLEYHRRQRQERLWEQEMERLERQRLETILNLCAEYSRADGGLEAGELPSIGEAAAALALAGRRPSRGLSGAPGASGRSTEEPGGATPRLWECVERSDEENLKEECSSTESTQQEHEDAPSTKLQGEVLALEEERAQVLGRVEQLKVRVKELEQQLQESAREAEMERALLQGEREAERALLQKEQKAVDQLQEKLVTLETGIQKERDKERAELAAGRRHLEARQALYAELQTQLDNCPESVREQLQEQLRREAEALETETKLFEDLEFQQLERESRVEEERELAGQGLLRSQAELLRSITKRKERLAVLDSQAGQIRAQAVQESERLARDKNASLQLLQKEKERLTMLEGRYHSLTGGRPFPKTTSTLKEVYRSKMDGEATSPLPRTRSGPLPSSSGSSSSSSQLSVATLGRSPSPKSALLAQNGTGSLPRNLAATLQDIETKRQLALQQKGQQVIEEQRRRLAELKQKAAAEAQCQWDALHGAAPFPPGPSGFPPLMHHSILHHLPAGRERGEEGEHAYDTLSLESSDSMETSISTGGNSACSPDNMSSASGLDVGKIEEMEKMLKEAHAEKSRLMESREREMELRRQALEEERRRREQVERRLQSESARRQQLVEKEVKMREKQFSQARPLTRYLPIRKEDFDLKTHIESSGHGVDTCLHVVLSSKVCRGYLVKMGGKIKSWKKRWFVFDRLKRTLSYYVDKHETKLKGVIYFQAIEEVYYDHLRSAAKSPNPALTFCVKTHDRLYYMVAPSAEAMRIWMDVIVTGAEGYTQFMN; this is encoded by the exons GCTGTATGGTGTGCCTGGGTCAGTCCACCTTCCTCCGTTTTAACCACCCAGCTGAAGCCAAGTGGATGAAGAGCATGATTCCAGCAGGGGGCcgggccccagggcccccctaCAGTCCTGGTTCAG CAGAATCAGAAAGCCTGGTGAACGGGAACCACACCCCACAGCCTGCCACCCGGGGACCCTCCGCTTGTGCCAGCCACAGCTCCCTGGTGAGCTCTATTGAGAAGGACCTGCAGGAAATCATGGACTCACTGGTGCTAGAGGAGCCTGGGGCGGCAGGCAAGAAGCCTGCTGCGACTTCCCCACTGTCGCCGATGGCTAACGGTGGGCGCTACTTGCTGTCCCCGCCGACCAGCCCTGGTGCCATGTCCGTGGGCTCCAGCTATGAGAACACCTCTCCAGCCTTCTCTCCACTCTCCTCACCAGCCAGCAGTGGAAGCTGCGCCAGCCACTCACCCAGCGGGCAGGAGCCAGCACCTTCCATGCCCCCGCTGGTCCCTGCCCGTTCCTCCAGCTACCATCTGGCTCTGCAGCCCCCACAGCCCCGACCGAGTGGTGCCCGCCCCTCTGAGAGCCCCCGGTTGGGCAGGAAAGGGGGTCACGAGAGGCCTCCCAGTCCTGGCCTCCGAGGTCTGCTGACAGACAGCCCTGCAGCCACGGTCTTGGCCGAGGCCCGCAGAGCCACTGAGAGCCCCCGGCTGGGTGGACAGCTGCCCGTGGTGGCCATCAGCCTGAGTGAGTACCCGGCTTCCGGTGCCCGAAGCCAACCCACCAGCATTCCTGGCAGCCCCAAGTTCCAGCCTCCAGTCCCCGCTCCCCGAAACAAGATTGGCACCCTCCAGGACCGTCCTCCCAGCCCTTTCCGTGAGCTACCCAGCACCGAGCGGGTGCTGACGACCAGCCCCTCACGCCAGCTGGTGGGCCGGACATTTTCAGATGGGTCAGTTGCCCGCACTCTGCAGCCCCCCGAGAGCCCCCGCCTGGGCCGGCGGGGCCTGGACAGTATGCGGGAATTGCCCCCATTGAGCCCATCACTGTCCCGACGGGCACTGTCCCCGATGCCCACCAGGACTACTCCAGATCCCAAGCTAACCAGAGAAGTGGCTGAGAGTCCCCGGCCCCGGCGCTGGGCAGCCCACGGGGCATCACCAGAGGACTTCTCACTGACCCTGGGGGCGCGGGGCCGTAGGACTCGGAGTCCCTCACCCACACTTGGGGAGTCCCTGGCGCCCCGCAAGGGCAGCTTCAGTGGCAGGCTGAGCCCGGCCTACAGTCTGGGCTCTCTGACAGGGGCTTCGCCCCGCCAGAGCCCCCGCGCCCAGAGGAAGCTGTCCAGTGGGGACCTGCGGGTGCCTGTCACTCGGGAGCGGAAAAATAGCATTACGGAGATCAGTGACAATGAGGACGACCTCCTGGAGTACCACCGGCGGCAGCGCCAAGAACGGCTCTGGGAGCAGGAGATGGAGAGGCTG gAGCGCCAGCGCCTGGAGACCATCCTGAACCTGTGCGCGGAGTACAGCCGTGCTGATGGGGGCCTTGAGGCAGGGGAGCTGCCCAGCATCGGGGAGGCCGCTGCGGCATTGGCGCTGGCTGGCCGCAGGCCCTCACGAGGCCTTTCTGGGGCCCCTGGAGCCTCTGGGCGGAGCACTGAAGAGCCTGGGGGTGCTACCCCACGCCTGTGGGAGTGTGTGGAGCGCTCAGATGAGGAGAACCTGAAGGAGGAGTGCAGCAGCACAGAGAGCACCCAGCAGGAG CACGAAGATGCCCCTAGCACCAAGCTTCAAGGAGAGGTGCTGGCTCTGGAAGAGGAGCGGGCTCAGGTGCTGGGGCGTGTGGAGCAGCTCAAAGTCCGCGTGAAGGAGCTGGAGCAGCAGCTGCAGGAGTCAGCCCGAGAG GCTGAGATGGAACGGGCGTTgctgcagggggagagggaggcggAGCGGGCACTGCTGCAGAAGGAGCAGAAGGCAGTGGACCAGCTGCAGGAGAAGTTAGTGACCTTGGAGACTGGCatccagaaggagagggacaag GAGAGGGCGGAGCTGGCCGCGGGACGGAGGCACCTGGAGGCCCGCCAGGCGCTCTACGCCGAGCTCCAGACGCAGCTCGATAACTGCCCCGAGTCAGTGCGGGAACAGTTACAGGAGCAGCTGAGAAGG GAGGCCGAGGCCCTGGAGACGGAGACAAAGCTGTTTGAGGACTTGGAGTTCCAGCAACTGGAGCGGGAGAGCCGCgtggaggaggagcgggagctgGCGGGCCAGGGGCTGCTCCGGAGCCAGGCTGAGCTGCTCCGCAGCATCACCAAGAGGAAG gagcGCCTGGCAGTCCTGGACAGTCAGGCGGGGCAGATCCGGGCCCAGGCCGTGCAGGAGTCCGAGCGCCTAGCGAGGGACAAGAATGCTTCCCTGCAGCTGCTGCAGAAG GAGAAGGAGAGACTGACTATGTTGGAGGGAAGATACCACTCACTCACAGGAGGCAGGCCCTTCCCGAAGACCACGTCCACCCTCAAAGAG GTTTACCGCTCCAAGATGGATGGTGAGGCCACCAGCCCCCTGCCCCGGACCCGCAgtggccccctcccctcctcctctggctcttcttcctcttcttcgcAGCTCAGCGTGGCTACTCTGGGCCGGAGCCCCTCCCCAAAG agTGCCCTACTTGCCCAGAACGGCACAGGCAGCCTTCCTCGCAACCTGGCGGCCACGCTGCAGGACATTGAGACCAAGCGCCAGCTGGCCCTGCAGCAGAAGG GACAGCAGGTGATCGAGGAGCAGCGGCGGCGCCTGGCCGAGCTGAAGCAGAAGGCTGCGGCCGAGGCACAGTGCCAGTGGGACGCCCTGCACGGGGCGGCCCCCTTCCCCCCGGGCCCCTCGGGCTTCCCCCCGCTCATGCACCACTCCATCCTGCACCACCTGCCGGCTGGCCGGGAGCGCGGGGAGGAGGGCGAGCACGCCTATGACACCCTGAGCCTGGAGAGCTCCGACAGCATGGAGACCAGCATCTCCACGGGCGGCAACTCGGCCTGCTCGCCCGACAACATGTCCAG TGCGAGCGGCCTGGATGTGGGCAAAATCGAGGAGATGGAGAAGATGCTGAAAGAGGCACACGCCGAGAAGAGCCGGCTCATGGAGTCCAGG GAGCGGGAGATGGAGCTCCGGCGGCAGGCCCTGGAGGAGGAACGGAGGAGGCGAGAACAGGTGGAACGGAGGCTACAGAGCGAGAGCGCCAGGAGGCAGCAGCTGGTGGAGAAGGAGGTCAAGATGCGAGAGAAACAGTTTTCCCAG gCACGACCCCTGACCCGCTACCTGCCAATCCGGAAGGAGGACTTTGACCTGAAGACCCACATCGAGTCGTCCGGCCATGGTGTTGATACCTGCCTGCACGTGGTGCTTAGCAGCAAG GTCTGCCGCGGCTACTTGGTCAAGATGGGCGGCAAGATTAAATCATGGAAGAAGCGCTGGTTTGTCTTTGACCGGCTCAAGCGCACCCTTTCCTATTATGTGG ACAAGCATGAGACGAAGCTGAAGGGGGTCATCTACTTCCAGGCCATCGAGGAAGTGTACTACGATCACCTGCGCAGTGCAGCCAAG AGCCCGAACCCAGCCCTCACCTTCTGTGTGAAGACCCACGACCGGCTGTATTACATGGTGGCCCCGTCTGCAGAGGCCATGCGCATCTGGATGGACGTCATCGTCACGGGAGCGGAGGGCTACACTCAGTTCATGAACTGA
- the PHLDB1 gene encoding pleckstrin homology-like domain family B member 1 isoform X4: MRRPGRGVGWRPGPQELWSPRTMDTLNRNQVGPGCKTQAMVKKGPLDLIETGKGLKVQTDKPHLVSLGSGRLSTAITLLPLEEGKTVIGSAARDISLQGPGLAPEHCYIENVRGTLTLYPCGNACSIDGLPIRQPTRLTQGCMVCLGQSTFLRFNHPAEAKWMKSMIPAGGRAPGPPYSPGSAESESLVNGNHTPQPATRGPSACASHSSLVSSIEKDLQEIMDSLVLEEPGAAGKKPAATSPLSPMANGGRYLLSPPTSPGAMSVGSSYENTSPAFSPLSSPASSGSCASHSPSGQEPAPSMPPLVPARSSSYHLALQPPQPRPSGARPSESPRLGRKGGHERPPSPGLRGLLTDSPAATVLAEARRATESPRLGGQLPVVAISLSEYPASGARSQPTSIPGSPKFQPPVPAPRNKIGTLQDRPPSPFRELPSTERVLTTSPSRQLVGRTFSDGSVARTLQPPESPRLGRRGLDSMRELPPLSPSLSRRALSPMPTRTTPDPKLTREVAESPRPRRWAAHGASPEDFSLTLGARGRRTRSPSPTLGESLAPRKGSFSGRLSPAYSLGSLTGASPRQSPRAQRKLSSGDLRVPVTRERKNSITEISDNEDDLLEYHRRQRQERLWEQEMERLERQRLETILNLCAEYSRADGGLEAGELPSIGEAAAALALAGRRPSRGLSGAPGASGRSTEEPGGATPRLWECVERSDEENLKEECSSTESTQQEHEDAPSTKLQGEVLALEEERAQVLGRVEQLKVRVKELEQQLQESAREAEMERALLQGEREAERALLQKEQKAVDQLQEKLVTLETGIQKERDKERAELAAGRRHLEARQALYAELQTQLDNCPESVREQLQEQLRREAEALETETKLFEDLEFQQLERESRVEEERELAGQGLLRSQAELLRSITKRKERLAVLDSQAGQIRAQAVQESERLARDKNASLQLLQKEKERLTMLEGRYHSLTGGRPFPKTTSTLKEMEELLLPAVDLEQWYQELMAGLGTGPAAASPRSSPPPLPAKASRQLQVYRSKMDGEATSPLPRTRSGPLPSSSGSSSSSSQLSVATLGRSPSPKSALLAQNGTGSLPRNLAATLQDIETKRQLALQQKGQQVIEEQRRRLAELKQKAAAEAQCQWDALHGAAPFPPGPSGFPPLMHHSILHHLPAGRERGEEGEHAYDTLSLESSDSMETSISTGGNSACSPDNMSSASGLDVGKIEEMEKMLKEAHAEKSRLMESREREMELRRQALEEERRRREQVERRLQSESARRQQLVEKEVKMREKQFSQARPLTRYLPIRKEDFDLKTHIESSGHGVDTCLHVVLSSKVCRGYLVKMGGKIKSWKKRWFVFDRLKRTLSYYVDKHETKLKGVIYFQAIEEVYYDHLRSAAKSPNPALTFCVKTHDRLYYMVAPSAEAMRIWMDVIVTGAEGYTQFMN, encoded by the exons GCTGTATGGTGTGCCTGGGTCAGTCCACCTTCCTCCGTTTTAACCACCCAGCTGAAGCCAAGTGGATGAAGAGCATGATTCCAGCAGGGGGCcgggccccagggcccccctaCAGTCCTGGTTCAG CAGAATCAGAAAGCCTGGTGAACGGGAACCACACCCCACAGCCTGCCACCCGGGGACCCTCCGCTTGTGCCAGCCACAGCTCCCTGGTGAGCTCTATTGAGAAGGACCTGCAGGAAATCATGGACTCACTGGTGCTAGAGGAGCCTGGGGCGGCAGGCAAGAAGCCTGCTGCGACTTCCCCACTGTCGCCGATGGCTAACGGTGGGCGCTACTTGCTGTCCCCGCCGACCAGCCCTGGTGCCATGTCCGTGGGCTCCAGCTATGAGAACACCTCTCCAGCCTTCTCTCCACTCTCCTCACCAGCCAGCAGTGGAAGCTGCGCCAGCCACTCACCCAGCGGGCAGGAGCCAGCACCTTCCATGCCCCCGCTGGTCCCTGCCCGTTCCTCCAGCTACCATCTGGCTCTGCAGCCCCCACAGCCCCGACCGAGTGGTGCCCGCCCCTCTGAGAGCCCCCGGTTGGGCAGGAAAGGGGGTCACGAGAGGCCTCCCAGTCCTGGCCTCCGAGGTCTGCTGACAGACAGCCCTGCAGCCACGGTCTTGGCCGAGGCCCGCAGAGCCACTGAGAGCCCCCGGCTGGGTGGACAGCTGCCCGTGGTGGCCATCAGCCTGAGTGAGTACCCGGCTTCCGGTGCCCGAAGCCAACCCACCAGCATTCCTGGCAGCCCCAAGTTCCAGCCTCCAGTCCCCGCTCCCCGAAACAAGATTGGCACCCTCCAGGACCGTCCTCCCAGCCCTTTCCGTGAGCTACCCAGCACCGAGCGGGTGCTGACGACCAGCCCCTCACGCCAGCTGGTGGGCCGGACATTTTCAGATGGGTCAGTTGCCCGCACTCTGCAGCCCCCCGAGAGCCCCCGCCTGGGCCGGCGGGGCCTGGACAGTATGCGGGAATTGCCCCCATTGAGCCCATCACTGTCCCGACGGGCACTGTCCCCGATGCCCACCAGGACTACTCCAGATCCCAAGCTAACCAGAGAAGTGGCTGAGAGTCCCCGGCCCCGGCGCTGGGCAGCCCACGGGGCATCACCAGAGGACTTCTCACTGACCCTGGGGGCGCGGGGCCGTAGGACTCGGAGTCCCTCACCCACACTTGGGGAGTCCCTGGCGCCCCGCAAGGGCAGCTTCAGTGGCAGGCTGAGCCCGGCCTACAGTCTGGGCTCTCTGACAGGGGCTTCGCCCCGCCAGAGCCCCCGCGCCCAGAGGAAGCTGTCCAGTGGGGACCTGCGGGTGCCTGTCACTCGGGAGCGGAAAAATAGCATTACGGAGATCAGTGACAATGAGGACGACCTCCTGGAGTACCACCGGCGGCAGCGCCAAGAACGGCTCTGGGAGCAGGAGATGGAGAGGCTG gAGCGCCAGCGCCTGGAGACCATCCTGAACCTGTGCGCGGAGTACAGCCGTGCTGATGGGGGCCTTGAGGCAGGGGAGCTGCCCAGCATCGGGGAGGCCGCTGCGGCATTGGCGCTGGCTGGCCGCAGGCCCTCACGAGGCCTTTCTGGGGCCCCTGGAGCCTCTGGGCGGAGCACTGAAGAGCCTGGGGGTGCTACCCCACGCCTGTGGGAGTGTGTGGAGCGCTCAGATGAGGAGAACCTGAAGGAGGAGTGCAGCAGCACAGAGAGCACCCAGCAGGAG CACGAAGATGCCCCTAGCACCAAGCTTCAAGGAGAGGTGCTGGCTCTGGAAGAGGAGCGGGCTCAGGTGCTGGGGCGTGTGGAGCAGCTCAAAGTCCGCGTGAAGGAGCTGGAGCAGCAGCTGCAGGAGTCAGCCCGAGAG GCTGAGATGGAACGGGCGTTgctgcagggggagagggaggcggAGCGGGCACTGCTGCAGAAGGAGCAGAAGGCAGTGGACCAGCTGCAGGAGAAGTTAGTGACCTTGGAGACTGGCatccagaaggagagggacaag GAGAGGGCGGAGCTGGCCGCGGGACGGAGGCACCTGGAGGCCCGCCAGGCGCTCTACGCCGAGCTCCAGACGCAGCTCGATAACTGCCCCGAGTCAGTGCGGGAACAGTTACAGGAGCAGCTGAGAAGG GAGGCCGAGGCCCTGGAGACGGAGACAAAGCTGTTTGAGGACTTGGAGTTCCAGCAACTGGAGCGGGAGAGCCGCgtggaggaggagcgggagctgGCGGGCCAGGGGCTGCTCCGGAGCCAGGCTGAGCTGCTCCGCAGCATCACCAAGAGGAAG gagcGCCTGGCAGTCCTGGACAGTCAGGCGGGGCAGATCCGGGCCCAGGCCGTGCAGGAGTCCGAGCGCCTAGCGAGGGACAAGAATGCTTCCCTGCAGCTGCTGCAGAAG GAGAAGGAGAGACTGACTATGTTGGAGGGAAGATACCACTCACTCACAGGAGGCAGGCCCTTCCCGAAGACCACGTCCACCCTCAAAGAG ATGGAGGAGCTGCTGCTCCCTGCTGTAGACTTAGAGCAGTGGTACCAGGAGCTGATGGCCGGGCTGGGGACCGGCCCCGCTGCAGCCTCCCCACGCTCCTCCCCCCCGCCTCTGCCCGCCAAAGCTTCCCGGCAGCTTCAG GTTTACCGCTCCAAGATGGATGGTGAGGCCACCAGCCCCCTGCCCCGGACCCGCAgtggccccctcccctcctcctctggctcttcttcctcttcttcgcAGCTCAGCGTGGCTACTCTGGGCCGGAGCCCCTCCCCAAAG agTGCCCTACTTGCCCAGAACGGCACAGGCAGCCTTCCTCGCAACCTGGCGGCCACGCTGCAGGACATTGAGACCAAGCGCCAGCTGGCCCTGCAGCAGAAGG GACAGCAGGTGATCGAGGAGCAGCGGCGGCGCCTGGCCGAGCTGAAGCAGAAGGCTGCGGCCGAGGCACAGTGCCAGTGGGACGCCCTGCACGGGGCGGCCCCCTTCCCCCCGGGCCCCTCGGGCTTCCCCCCGCTCATGCACCACTCCATCCTGCACCACCTGCCGGCTGGCCGGGAGCGCGGGGAGGAGGGCGAGCACGCCTATGACACCCTGAGCCTGGAGAGCTCCGACAGCATGGAGACCAGCATCTCCACGGGCGGCAACTCGGCCTGCTCGCCCGACAACATGTCCAG TGCGAGCGGCCTGGATGTGGGCAAAATCGAGGAGATGGAGAAGATGCTGAAAGAGGCACACGCCGAGAAGAGCCGGCTCATGGAGTCCAGG GAGCGGGAGATGGAGCTCCGGCGGCAGGCCCTGGAGGAGGAACGGAGGAGGCGAGAACAGGTGGAACGGAGGCTACAGAGCGAGAGCGCCAGGAGGCAGCAGCTGGTGGAGAAGGAGGTCAAGATGCGAGAGAAACAGTTTTCCCAG gCACGACCCCTGACCCGCTACCTGCCAATCCGGAAGGAGGACTTTGACCTGAAGACCCACATCGAGTCGTCCGGCCATGGTGTTGATACCTGCCTGCACGTGGTGCTTAGCAGCAAG GTCTGCCGCGGCTACTTGGTCAAGATGGGCGGCAAGATTAAATCATGGAAGAAGCGCTGGTTTGTCTTTGACCGGCTCAAGCGCACCCTTTCCTATTATGTGG ACAAGCATGAGACGAAGCTGAAGGGGGTCATCTACTTCCAGGCCATCGAGGAAGTGTACTACGATCACCTGCGCAGTGCAGCCAAG AGCCCGAACCCAGCCCTCACCTTCTGTGTGAAGACCCACGACCGGCTGTATTACATGGTGGCCCCGTCTGCAGAGGCCATGCGCATCTGGATGGACGTCATCGTCACGGGAGCGGAGGGCTACACTCAGTTCATGAACTGA